A genomic region of Granulicella sp. L56 contains the following coding sequences:
- a CDS encoding class I SAM-dependent methyltransferase, which produces MPQLVQRATTRLRCIAQSRIHRHVYLPYVVDKIGLEIGGPSEVFRRRQPLELYPNVGSLDNCDFSRSTVWAEQQDNYKFDAERDSGKSIFCDGSDLVSVEDNTYDFVLSSHNLEHFANPVKALKEWKRVIRPSGALILALPDHRKTFDHRREPTSVDHMLEDFKRNTGEDDLTHVPEILEKHDLSMDPGAGSAEQFRERSLNNFSHRCLHHHVFDEKNSRELLQRTGFEVRCVYFGLPCHICIVATVRDN; this is translated from the coding sequence ATGCCACAGTTAGTTCAGCGTGCAACCACACGTCTCAGATGCATCGCTCAGAGTCGTATCCACCGACATGTCTATCTGCCCTATGTCGTCGACAAAATTGGACTGGAGATTGGCGGCCCGAGCGAGGTCTTTCGGCGTCGCCAACCACTTGAACTTTATCCAAACGTAGGTAGTTTGGATAATTGCGATTTTTCGCGGTCTACTGTCTGGGCGGAACAGCAGGATAACTACAAATTCGATGCTGAAAGGGATTCCGGCAAGAGCATCTTCTGCGATGGCTCGGACTTGGTCTCTGTCGAGGACAACACGTACGATTTTGTATTGTCTTCTCACAATCTGGAACACTTCGCCAATCCCGTGAAGGCGTTGAAAGAATGGAAGAGGGTTATCCGTCCATCTGGCGCGCTGATCCTTGCGCTGCCGGACCACCGAAAGACCTTCGACCATCGTCGCGAACCGACGAGTGTGGACCATATGCTCGAAGATTTCAAGCGGAATACGGGAGAAGACGATCTCACCCATGTTCCGGAGATTCTGGAGAAGCACGATCTCAGCATGGATCCCGGTGCAGGGTCCGCAGAGCAATTCCGGGAGCGGTCCCTGAATAACTTTTCCCATCGGTGCCTGCATCACCATGTCTTCGATGAAAAGAATAGTCGGGAGTTATTACAGCGCACCGGATTTGAGGTGCGGTGCGTCTATTTCGGTCTTCCTTGCCACATCTGCATCGTGGCAACAGTGCGCGACAACTGA
- a CDS encoding pseudouridine synthase translates to MTTKSINKPQDAPQGDRLQKILAQAGIASRRKAEQIILDGRVQVNGTVIKELGTRHDISKDHIRVDGKLLHGREQQRYYMLNKPRGYVTTLDDPEKRPTVMELMTKQKGPHGDHVRLYPVGRLDYLSEGLLLMTNDGELANSLSKAAAGVEKTYLVKVSGQPAASGLDQIRRGIMIDRGRLNEVRSGRRDRVITAPARIELVRGGDNPWYELTLTEGRNRQLRKMFEEIGNHVEKIRRIGYGALRLDVPPGEFRELTPGEVTALGRAAKGQKVVPKRKTPEFAQLKTPAKPKSSKPRRTFTGKSTAPRRRPV, encoded by the coding sequence ATGACAACGAAATCCATTAATAAGCCTCAGGACGCTCCTCAGGGCGACCGCCTCCAGAAGATTCTTGCGCAGGCCGGTATCGCCAGCCGCCGCAAGGCCGAACAGATCATCCTCGATGGACGCGTGCAGGTTAACGGCACTGTCATCAAGGAACTCGGCACCCGCCACGACATTTCAAAAGACCATATCCGCGTCGATGGGAAACTTCTCCATGGTCGGGAGCAGCAGCGCTACTACATGCTCAACAAGCCGCGTGGCTATGTCACAACGCTGGACGATCCAGAGAAGCGCCCCACTGTCATGGAGCTGATGACGAAGCAGAAGGGACCGCATGGCGACCATGTGCGGCTTTACCCTGTGGGCCGTCTCGACTACCTCTCCGAAGGACTGTTGCTGATGACCAATGACGGGGAGTTGGCGAACTCGCTCTCGAAGGCAGCCGCAGGGGTGGAGAAGACTTATCTGGTGAAGGTGAGCGGGCAGCCGGCGGCCAGCGGGCTCGATCAGATTCGCCGCGGCATCATGATCGATCGTGGACGCCTGAATGAAGTTCGTAGTGGACGCCGCGACCGTGTCATTACGGCCCCGGCCAGGATTGAGCTGGTGCGCGGAGGAGATAATCCCTGGTACGAGCTGACGCTGACCGAGGGACGCAATCGGCAACTTCGCAAGATGTTCGAAGAGATCGGAAACCATGTCGAAAAGATTCGCCGTATCGGCTATGGGGCCCTTCGACTCGATGTGCCGCCGGGTGAGTTCCGGGAACTGACTCCGGGTGAAGTGACCGCACTAGGACGTGCTGCCAAGGGCCAGAAGGTCGTTCCGAAGAGGAAGACGCCGGAATTTGCGCAGCTCAAAACTCCTGCGAAACCGAAGTCGAGCAAGCCGCGCCGCACGTTTACAGGGAAATCCACAGCACCTCGACGAAGACCGGTTTAA
- the msrA gene encoding peptide-methionine (S)-S-oxide reductase MsrA: MAIEKATFGAGCFWGVETRFSELTGVIDTAVGYEGGDLEHPTYQEVCSDRTGHAEVVQVKFDPSRLSYEALLDAFFALHDPTQVNRQGPDWGTQYRSVIFTHNEQQFAEARAKIAELNASGTYRQPIATRVEPSKTFWKAEEYHQRYLEKRGMVSCHI, encoded by the coding sequence GTGGCAATTGAAAAGGCAACATTTGGAGCAGGATGTTTTTGGGGTGTAGAGACCCGTTTTAGTGAACTCACAGGCGTTATTGACACAGCAGTAGGATACGAAGGCGGAGACCTCGAACACCCGACCTATCAAGAAGTTTGTAGCGACCGCACCGGCCACGCGGAAGTCGTACAAGTTAAGTTTGACCCGTCCCGTCTCTCCTACGAGGCACTCCTTGACGCATTCTTCGCGCTTCACGATCCTACCCAGGTAAATCGCCAGGGGCCGGACTGGGGAACGCAGTATCGCAGCGTCATCTTCACCCACAACGAGCAGCAGTTCGCCGAGGCACGAGCGAAGATCGCCGAACTGAACGCCTCTGGCACCTACCGCCAACCGATTGCCACCAGGGTAGAGCCTTCGAAGACATTCTGGAAGGCTGAGGAGTACCACCAGCGTTATCTGGAGAAGCGCGGCATGGTGAGCTGTCATATCTAG